The sequence below is a genomic window from Williamwhitmania taraxaci.
TTCCGACACCAATTTTTAGCTTATCCATCGGAATATTGCGAAGAACGAGGTCGTCTACCGCAGCCACTACATCGCGTGGAACTATTGAGGCGTATATGTGCTCATACTTTTTGTAAAGCGCGGCGCCGTTTCCACCCTCCACCATCCCAACGGTAAGGTCAATAAGCGCTTGAACGCGTGCGTTTTTATGATTTGTAAACTCCGACATGGCGACAGGTATAATTTGGGCGAAAATATACGAAACAGTTTTGGTTGTACATATAGGCTGTGGCCTATAAACTCCCGTTTACCTTCTATTAGTATCCAACCAACAGGGGCAAAGCCCCGAAAGGTAAAAGCACAGGCTGGAGCAAAGCGAAGGCCTGTGTGTGTAGTGAGCATTGTTATAAGCCCTAAAGGGGCGATAGGTATCGGCAAATCACGCAAGCAGATTTGGAAGATATTGGGTAGAACCAAGGAGAAGAAACGTGTCGGACTTTCAGTCCTAAATGCCGCCATTGCATTTACACAGGGCTGTGCCCTCTGCTTTTACAGGCAGGCCTTTCAGGCCAAGGTTCTCCGACCTTCTATTTCTTCTTTTACTCCCTTTACTTCTTTTACTCCCTTTACTTCACTAGACCTTCCGTCTACCTTCTTCTTTCAATTATCTTGCTACCTTTGCGGCTTCAAAAAAACAGAGAGAATGATTACAGTCGATGGACTATCAGTAGAGTTTGGGGGGACAACCCTTTTTAAGGATGTTACGTTTGCGATAAACGAGACCGATAGAATAGCCCTAATGGGTAAGAATGGTGCAGGGAAATCTACCATGCTCAAGATTCTTGCAGGAGAAAGAATGCCCAATAAGGGAAGAGTTTCGGCACCCAAGGAGGCTGTGATAGCCTACCTTCCACAGCACCTTATGACGGCCGACAACCGCACGGTATTTGAGGAGACAGCACAAGCATTCTCTGGAATTTTGGAGATGCAGCGCCGTATTGAGGAAATAAATAACGAGCTAACAGTTCGCACCGATTATGAATCGGAGAGCTACTTTCAGCTTATTGAAGAGGTTTCAACCCTTAGCGAGAAGTTTTACCACATAGAGGAGATTAACTACGATGCGGAGATAGAGAAGATTCTGCTCGGACTTGGTTTTTCCCGTGCCGATTTTACCCGTCCAACGAGTGAGTTTAGCGGAGGATGGCGCATGCGTATCGAGTTGGCCAAAATTCTGCTTAAAAAACCCGATCTGATTCTTCTCGATGAGCCTACCAACCACCTCGACATTGAATCTATTCAATGGTTGGAGGAGTTTCTTACCAATAGCGCTAAGGCGGTTATCGTAATTTCGCACGATAGGGCCTTTATCGATAATATTACCACCCGCACCATTGAAGTGACAATGGGGCGCATATACGATTATAAGGTAAACTACACGCAATACCTTCAGCTGCGCTTGGAGCGTAGAGCACAGCAGCAAAAAGCGTTCGATGAGCAGCAAAAGTTCATTGCCGACACGCAGCTGTTTATTGATAGGTTCAAGTGCACCTATTCCAAGACTTTGCAGGTGCAAAGTAGGGTAAAAATGCTCGAGAAGCTGGAGTTGGTAGAGGTTGATGAGGTCGATAACTCGTCTCTTCGCTTAAAGTTTCCACCATCGCCTCGTTCGGGAAACTATCCTGTAATTCTCGATGCCGTTACTAAGAGCTACGAAGAGCACGTTGTGTTTAAAGAAGCCACGCTAACCATTGAGCGCGGCGAACGTGTAGCCTTTGTTGGGAAGAATGGTGAGGGAAAATCGACATTGGTGAAGGCTATTATGGGCGAAATTGACTACAACGGAACGCTAACCTTGGGTCACAACACCATGATTGGCTACTTTGCCCAAAACCAAGCATCGCTGCTGGACGAGGAGCTTACGGTTTTCCAAACCATCGACGATATTGCTAGGGGCGACATGCGCACCAAGATTAAGGATTTGCTGGGCGCCTTTATGTTTGGCGGCGACGATATCGATAAGAAGGTAAAGGTGCTTTCTGGAGGTGAGCGTACGCGTCTATCGATGATTAAACTGCTGCTAGAGCCTGTTAATTTGCTCATTCTCGATGAGCCAACCAACCACCTCGATATAAGAACTAAAGATATTCTAAAGAGCGCCCTCCAAGCTTACGATGGCACGCTAATTCTTGTATCGCACGATCGAGATTTCCTTGAAGGATTGGTCAATAAGGTGTTTGAGTTTGGCAACAAACGCGTAAAGGAGCATCTGTGTGGAATTCACGAGTTTCTTCAGAATAAGAAATTGGAGCATCTTCGTGATTTGGAGAAGAAATAGCCAAGAGCAATACCCACTTGTTTAACAAAATGCCCCATTGTTCCAGATGAATAGTGGGGCATTGCTTGTTTATATAGCTATATTAGAGTAACATCTGATATGTTCGAATAGTAGTATGCCCTATTTTATATCCTGCTGTTGAAGGATTGTCTATGAACAATCAATAAAAATTCCCTTTCTTTAAGGGAATTTTTCCTTTTCCGTTGTTTAAAGTTTAGTAATCAAAACTCATCATTAACTTAAACAAAGAAATTGCCATGCCAGAGATTTCAACCAACTACATGGGGCTTAAGTTGAAGAGCCCAATCATTGCATCGAGTTCGGGACTAACCGATACTATTGAAAAGCTCATTGACCTAGAGAAATCTGGGGTTGGGGCTGTGGTTCTAAAGTCGATCTTTGAGGAAGAGATTATTCAGCATACTCAGCGATCAATTGAGAAGATGTCGGCATCGGGCTTTATTTATCCCGAAACGATGGAGTATTTTGAGTATGACTACGATGAGATTGAAGATCCGGTACAAAACTACCTAAAGTTGATTTCTGATGCGAAGAAAAAACTCACCATACCCGTTATTGCGAGCATAAACTGCGTTTCGGAAAATGGATGGGATGATTTTGCTCACGTAATAGAAAAGGCCGGAGCCGACGCTCTTGAGTTGAACATTTTCCTGCTGCCGAGTGATTCCACACGCAGTGCCGACGATAATGAAAAGATCTACTTCGAGGCCATAAAACGAGTTTTGGCAAAGGTGAAGATTCCTGTGTCTATAAAACTTGGTCCATATGCTTCCAACCTTGCCGCACTGCTGGAGAAACTCTCCAAGACAGGTATTGCAGGGCTGGTCTTGTTTAATCGCAGCTACAATACCGATTTCGACATTAATACCCTCGAATTTACAAATTCCTCAGTTCTAACAACACCTGCGGATATATACCATTCCCTACGCTGGGTTGCCCTTATGTCGGGTAAGGTGAAATGTTCTTTGGCGGCATCTACAGGTGTTCACGACGGAGCGGGCTTGATAAAAATGCTTCTGGCCGGTGCAAGTACGGTGCAGGTTGCTTCTACGCTTTATCGGAACGGAAATGGTCAGGTAGCAAAAATGATAAGCGAACTTACTCATTGGATGAACGAACAAGGGTATAAGAATCTTTCCGAATTTTCAGGGAAGATGAGTTACACAAAAACATACAACCCCGCAGCATTTGAACGGATTCAGTTCATGCAGCAGTATCGAAATTATGGGAAATAGTTGTGCTTATTAATTAGATTACTTGTAATGCAGAATGCCTCACATACGGATGTGAGGCATTACTTTTTGATATCATTCAAGAGAGATATCTTCAATGGTTATTGTTCTTCCAACTATCCAATATTCAGGATTCTCCGCAAGATAGGTGTTAGTCCGGCAAAGAAAAACTCAACGGCAATTACCATTACAAGTAATCCCATAAGCCGCATCATAACTTTATTTCCAGTGTCGCCAATCCATGGAACAACCTTTCCTGCTCCCAGCAGGACTAGAAGGGTGATACCTAATACTGCAGTCATCACCGCAACCAAAACTATTTTTAACGTGGGTGTGGTAGCATCGGACCAGAGCACAATGGCATTGGTAATTGCGCCAGGGCCACAAATCATGGGAATAGCCAGCGGTGTTATAGCAATGTCATTCCCATACGCCTTGCTCTCCGCTGGATCGTCCATCTTAACACGAACAACCTTGGCTTGAAGCATATCATAGCCCATCATGAAGAATATTATACCTCCGGCTATTCTTAGGCTATCAATGGAAATGGAGAAGAACTTAAAGATTAACTGTCCGGCTAAAGCAAAGACCAGTAGAATAATGAGGGAAACGGCAACCGCTTTTATAGCAACTTTTGAACGTTCTTTAGGACTTAAGCCGCTAGTCATCGACATGAAAATTGGCATCGATCCAAGCGGATTAATCAAACTGAAGAAAGAGGCGAAAACGATTAGACTAAATTCAAATATTCCCATTTTTTTTGCTGCAAATATAGTGATTTGATCTGGCTTTGGCTTAATCATGGAA
It includes:
- a CDS encoding MarC family protein, producing the protein MGIFEFSLIVFASFFSLINPLGSMPIFMSMTSGLSPKERSKVAIKAVAVSLIILLVFALAGQLIFKFFSISIDSLRIAGGIIFFMMGYDMLQAKVVRVKMDDPAESKAYGNDIAITPLAIPMICGPGAITNAIVLWSDATTPTLKIVLVAVMTAVLGITLLVLLGAGKVVPWIGDTGNKVMMRLMGLLVMVIAVEFFFAGLTPILRRILNIG
- a CDS encoding dihydroorotate dehydrogenase-like protein, which gives rise to MPEISTNYMGLKLKSPIIASSSGLTDTIEKLIDLEKSGVGAVVLKSIFEEEIIQHTQRSIEKMSASGFIYPETMEYFEYDYDEIEDPVQNYLKLISDAKKKLTIPVIASINCVSENGWDDFAHVIEKAGADALELNIFLLPSDSTRSADDNEKIYFEAIKRVLAKVKIPVSIKLGPYASNLAALLEKLSKTGIAGLVLFNRSYNTDFDINTLEFTNSSVLTTPADIYHSLRWVALMSGKVKCSLAASTGVHDGAGLIKMLLAGASTVQVASTLYRNGNGQVAKMISELTHWMNEQGYKNLSEFSGKMSYTKTYNPAAFERIQFMQQYRNYGK
- a CDS encoding ABC-F family ATP-binding cassette domain-containing protein, producing MITVDGLSVEFGGTTLFKDVTFAINETDRIALMGKNGAGKSTMLKILAGERMPNKGRVSAPKEAVIAYLPQHLMTADNRTVFEETAQAFSGILEMQRRIEEINNELTVRTDYESESYFQLIEEVSTLSEKFYHIEEINYDAEIEKILLGLGFSRADFTRPTSEFSGGWRMRIELAKILLKKPDLILLDEPTNHLDIESIQWLEEFLTNSAKAVIVISHDRAFIDNITTRTIEVTMGRIYDYKVNYTQYLQLRLERRAQQQKAFDEQQKFIADTQLFIDRFKCTYSKTLQVQSRVKMLEKLELVEVDEVDNSSLRLKFPPSPRSGNYPVILDAVTKSYEEHVVFKEATLTIERGERVAFVGKNGEGKSTLVKAIMGEIDYNGTLTLGHNTMIGYFAQNQASLLDEELTVFQTIDDIARGDMRTKIKDLLGAFMFGGDDIDKKVKVLSGGERTRLSMIKLLLEPVNLLILDEPTNHLDIRTKDILKSALQAYDGTLILVSHDRDFLEGLVNKVFEFGNKRVKEHLCGIHEFLQNKKLEHLRDLEKK